The sequence CCTCGGCGGCTCCGTCTACCGTGCCATCGGCAACGTCGACGTCGGTCTCGGCTTCGAGGCGGGCATCTCCATCGTCATCCTCGCCATGTACCTGGACCGGATGACCGGCGCGCTCGGCACCGTGGTCTCCCCGCTGGGCCGCCGCGCGGTCGCCAAGGCCCGTGCGATGGCCGAGGGCTGGAGGATCTGGACCTACCGCCCGCAGCCCGTGGTCGCGGTCGCGGCCATCGTCGCCCTCGCCCTCGTCGCGGGCGGCATGAGCGTCTTCGGCGGCTCCCAGGACGACACCGCCGGCAAGGACGCGCGGATCGGCGACGGCAAGAAGATCAGCATCGGCTACATCCCGTGGGACGAGGGCATCGCCTCCACGTTCCTCTGGAAGGAGATGCTGGAGCAGCGCGGCTTCGAGGTCGACGTCAAGCAGTACGAGGCCGGCGCGCTGTACACCGGCATGGCCAACGGGCAGATCGACTTCCAGACCGACTCCTGGCTGCCGGTCACCCACGCCAGCTACTGGGAGAAGTACCAGGACCGGCTGGAGGACATGGGCTCGTGGTTCGGCCCGACCTCCCTGGAGCTGGCCGTCCCCGCGTACATGAAGGACATCACGTCCATGGAGGACCTGAAGGGCCGGGCCTCCGAGTTCCAGGGCCGCATCGTCGGCATCGAGCCGAGCGCCGGTGAGATGGGCCTGCTCAAGGACAAGCTCCTGCCGGGCTACGGCCTGGACGAGGAGTACAAGCTGATCGACGGCTCCACCCCGTCCATGCTGGCCGAGCTGAAGCGCGCGTACGCCAAGAAGGAACCGATCGTCGTTCCGCTCTGGTCGCCGCACTGGGCGTACAACCAGTTCGACCTCACCAAGCTCAAGGACCCCAAGGGCCTGTGGGGCAAGGGCGACGGCATCCACACCCTCGCGCGCAAGGGCTTCTCGCAGGACAACCCCGAGGTCGCCCAGTGGCTGAAGAGCTTCGAGATGACCGAGGACCAGCTCACCAGCCTGGAGGCCGAGATCCAGAAGGCCGGCTCCGGCAAGGAGCAGCAGGCCGTCCGCACCTGGCTGAAGGACAACTCCGGCGTCGTCGACACGTGGGCTCCCGCACCCGGGAACAAGGGGGCGGCCGCGGCCGGCGACGAGCGCAAGCGCCCGGTCGAGGTCGCCTGGTTCCCGTGGGAGGAGGACATCGCCGCCACGTACCTGTGGAAGGCGGTCCTGGAGGAGCGCGGCTACACGATCAACCTCAAGCAGTTCGACGTCGGGCCGATGTACGCCGCGATGTCCCGCGGTCAGATCGACGTGCAGTTCGACGGCTGGCTGCCGTACACCCAGAAGAACTACTGGGACAAGTACGGTGACCAGCTCACCGACATCGGTTCCTGGTACGGGCCGACCTCCGTCGAGGTCGCCGTCCCCGACTACGTCAAGGACGTCGAGTCGCTGGCGGACCTGAAGGGCAAGGGGGCCGACTTCCAGGGCCGGATCGTCGGCATCGAGCCCGGCGCCGCCGCCATGGAGAACCTCAAGAAGAACGTCCTGCCGCAGTACGGCCTGGACAAGGAGTTCGACGTCCTCGACTCCTCCACGCCGGGCATGCTGGCCGAGCTGAAGCGCGCGTACGCCAAGAAGGAGCCCGTCGCGGTCCTGCTGTGGACCCCCCACTGGGCGTACAACGAGTTCGGCATGACCAAGCTCAAGGACCCCAAGAAGACGTTCGGGGACGGCGACCGGCTGCACACCATCGCCTCCAAGGACTTCCCGCAGCAGTACCCGCAGCTGACGAAGTGGTTCAAGGACTTCAAGCTCACCGAGGCACAGCTCGGCGGACTGGAGAACGAGATCCAGAAGCGCGGCGCGGGTCACGAGGAGGAAGCCGTGAAGGCCTGGATGGACGACAACCCGGGCATCGCGGACACCATGGCTCCCCGGTAGGGACCACGGGCACGAAAGCACCGGCAGGAAAGGGGTGGCCCCGCCTTCGGGCGGGGCCACCCCTTTCCGGCTGCCCGGAGGTCGTTTTCCGGACGTCGTGCGCAACCATGTGCGTAAGGTGCTCGCAACCGCGAGGATGGGCGGGGGCGGGAGGGAGCTTCGGAGATGGACGACAAGGACACACCGCGGGTGGGCGCCGCGGTCCGGCGTCGACGCCGAACCCTCGGCCTCACGCTGGCCGCGGTCGCCGAGCGCAGCGGGCTGTCCGTGCCCTTCCTCAGCCAGATCGAGAACGAACGGGCCCGCCCCAGCGCCCGCTCCCTCGACCGGGTCGCCGAAGCGCTGGAGACCACCACCGGGAAGCTCCACGCCGCCGCCGACTCGGCACGCGCCGTGGACGTCGTCCGGGGCGAGGAGGGCGAGGGCGTACGCCGCCTGGTGCGCGGCCGCCACCAGCTCAGCGCCCTGGAGTTCTCCGGCGAACCGGACCTCGGCCGCGAGTTCCAGCACCGCAACGACGAGCTGATGTACGTCGTCGCGGGCGCCGTCGACGTGGAGGCGGAGGGGCAGGCGCACCGGCTGGAGAGCGGCGACACCCTGTTCCTCTCCGGCGGGGTCCGCCACCGCTGGCGCGCCACCGTGCCCGGCACCAGGCTCCTCGTCGTCTCGGTGGCCGAGCACATCGACGCCACCTTCGACCCGCGCCGCTGAGGGGGAGGACCGCAGTGCCCGCGCGCGTCGTCTCCCTGGTCCCCTCGCTCACCGAGGCCGTCGCGGTCACCTGCCCCGGGCTGCTCGTCGGCGTCACCGACTGGTGCAGCCACCCCGCGGACCTCGCCGCCGCCCGGATCGGCGGCACGAAGAACCCGGACGTGGCCGCGATCGCCGCCCTCGCCCCCGACCTCGTGATCGCCAACGAGGAGGAGAACCGGGCCCCCGACCTCGACGCGCTCCGGGCCGCCGGGCTCGACGTCCTGGTCACCGAGGTCCGCACCCTGGACCAGGCCTTCGCCGAACTCCACCGCGTCCTCGTCGGCGGCTGCGGGCTCGACCGGCCGGCCTGGCTCGACGAGGCCGAAGCCGCCTGGGCCGCCCTGCCCGCGCCCCCGGAGGGCCCCCGCCCCGCGGTCGTACCGGTCTGGCGCCGGCCCTGGATGGTGCTGGGCCACGACACCTTCGCCGGGGACCTCCTCGCCCGCCTCGGCGTCCGCAACGTGTACGCGGGCCACCCCGAGCGCTACCCGCGCATCCCGCTCGACGAGCTCAACGCCTCCGGGGCCGAGCTGGTCGTGCTGCCCGACGAGCCCTACCGCTTCACCGCCGACGACGGGCCCGAGGCGTTCCCCGCCCTGCCCGCCGCGCTCGTCGACGGGCGGCTGCTCACCTGGTACGGGCCGTCGCTGGCCGAGGCGGCACGGGTGCTGCCGTCAGCGCTCCGCTGAACAGCCCCCGCGCCGTGCGCGTCCCGGCCGCCGCCCACGCCACGGCCAGGAACGCGTACAGCGTCACCGCGAGCCAGGTCAGCGCGTCCAGGCCGGTGTGCCGCGCCAGCCCCGCCGCCCCCGTCACACACGTACCGACGGGGAAGGTGAACGCCCACCACGTCATCGCGAAGCCCATCCCGTTCCGGGCCGCCCGCACCACCATCGCGACCGCCAGGGCCAGCCACAGCAGCGCGAAGCCCATCACCGGCACCCCGTACAGCACGGCGAACGCCCCGAACGCCGAGGCGTAGGGGGCCGCGACCGCCCCCGGGGCGACGTCGGCCAGCTGGTTGACGGCGGTGGTCGACTGCCCGAGCGGCCCCAGCACCAGGAACAGCGTCGGGGTCAGCGCGAGCGGCAGCGGACCGTGGTGGACCAGCCGCCCGAAGACCAGCGGCAGCACCACCAGCGTGGCCAGCAACGACAGCCCGAACATCGCGTAGCAGGCCAGCAGGAGAGCCTCGCGCCCCTGCCCGGACCCCAGGTGCGGCACCAGCAGCGCACCCTGCGAGGCCGACACCATCGGGGCGACCAGCGGCAGCAGCCAGACCGGCGACGCGGTCCCGGGCGCGGGGCGGTGGCGTACGACCATCAGGAACGGCACCACGACGGCGGCGGCCAGCCCCACCGCCGTACCCGCCACGAACAGCACCACGTCCGCCGCGAGCGCGGCCCGGGCGCCGATCACGTCCACGCCCACCGTCAGGGTGGCCCCGCCGACGGCCAGCAGCGCCATCGCCAGGCAGCCGTAGAACGGGGCCACGGCCGGATCCAGCAGGTGGGCGCGGGCCTGGTCGCGGTGGTGGAGCCAGTGCCCGGCCCGGGCGGCCAGGACGGCGGCCAGCAGCAGCACGGACACCGCCCACACGACCGTGACCGCGGCCCGCAGGCCGGGGACGTGGACGGGGAGCGCGGCCCCCGCCCCCGCGACGATCGCGGTGCCCATGACGACGGCGTACCAGTTCGGGCCGATGTGCCGCAGGGCCGGTGGCCGCTCCGGATGCGCGGCCACCGGCTCTGCGGTGCCGGAGGACGGCTGAACGGGTGCCCGGGTCTGCGGAAAGATGGCCATGCCACGATTCTTCGCGGGTGCTCCCACCCCCACCAGGGACCGCTCCCCTATGAGGTCATAAGCTGACTTTATGACCGGCGACGAGCCTCAGGCGCCCCCCGTCCCCCTGTCCCACCGGGTCCCCGACCTCGGGGCGCTGGAACTGCTGCTCGCGGTCGCCCGGCACGGCAGCCTGGGCCGAGCCGCCCGCGACCTGGGCATCACGCAGCCCGCCGCCTCCAGCCGCGTCCGCTCCATGGAACGGCAGCTCGGCGTCGCCCTGCTGGACCGCTCCCCGCGCGGTTCCCGGCTCACCGACGCGGGCGCGCTGGTCACCGACTGGGCGCGCCGGGTCGTCGAGGCGGCCGAGGCCTTCGACGCGGGCACGCAGGCACTGCGCGACCGCCGCGACTCCCGGCTGCGGGTCGCCGCCAGCATGACCATCGCCGAATACCTGCTGCCGGGCTGGCTGATCGCCCTGCGCGGTGAGCGCCCGGACACCGCGGTCTCGCTCCTCGTCGGCAACTCCGCCACCGTCGCCCGCCGCCTGGTCACCGGCGAGGCCGACCTCGGCTTCGTCGAGGGCCTGTCGACACCGGAGGGCCTGGACGGCACGGTCATCGCCCACGACCGCCTCGTCGTCGTGGTCGCCCCCACCCATGCCTGGGCCCGCCGCCGTGCCCCGCTGCTGCCCGGCGAACTCGCCGCCACCCCGCTGATCCTGCGCGAACACGGCTCCGGCACCCGCCAGGTCCTGGACGCCGCGCTCGCCGTGCACGGCGGCCTCGCCCGGCCGCTGCTGGAACTCTCCTCCACCACGGCGGTCAAGGGCGCGGCCGAGAGCGGCGCGGGCCCCTGCGTCCTGAGCGAACTGGCCCTGGGCGAGGAGCTGTCCTCCCGCCGCCTCGTCAAGGTCCCGGTCGCGGGCGTACGGCTGCGCCGCCAGCTGCGCGCCGTCTGGCCCGGCGGCCACCGCCCCACCGGACCCGCCCGTGATCTGCTGTCCCTGACCGGCCGCAGCACCTGACCCCGGGCACGCGGGACCACCGCGGCGACAGCGCGGCCGGCGGAGGCGTGGGTGCGCCGATCAGCGCCTGACCGGGCGCCGGGGCGGAGCGGGCGCGGTCAGAGGAAGGTCCGCCCCTCGCCCCGGTACGTCGGAACGTCCGCCGTGACCCGGTCGCCCTCGATCAGGTGCAGCGTGTCGAAGCGCTCGCACAGCTCCCCGGCCTTGGCGTGCCGGAACCAGACCTTGTCGCCGATCAGCAGATCGTCGGCGGGGGAGCCCAGCAGGGGGGTCTGCACCTCGCCCGCGCCCTCCTGCGGGTCGTAGCGCAGCCCTTCCGGCAGATACGGCACCGGCGAGCGGTCCGCCCCGGCCGCCCCGGACGCCGGATAGCCGCCGCCGAGCACCGTCACCACGCCCACACCGGGCCGACGCACCACGGGCTGCGCGAACAGCGCGGCCGGCCGGGCGGTGAAGGACGTGTAGTTGTCGAAGAGCCGGGGCACGTACAGCCCCGAACCGGCGGCGATCTCCGTCACCGCGCTCTCGGCCGCCGTGTGCTGCACACTGCCCGTGCCACCGCCGTTGACGAACTCCAGCTCCGGCGCGACCGCCCTGACCGCCCTGACCACCTCGGCCCGGCGCACCGCGAGCTCCTTGCGGGCGGCGGCCTGCATCAGCCGGATCGCCCGGGACCGCAGCGGCCGCCCGGCGACCGCGTCCCCGACCCCGGCGACGTGGCCCTCGTACGCCATCAGCCCCACCAGCCGGAAGCCGGGCCTGCGCGTCACCGAGCGGGCCAGCTCGGCGAGCTGGGCGGGGGAGCGCAGCGGCGACCGCAGCGCCCCGATCCGCACCCGGCCGCCCAGCATCCGCAGCGAGGTGTCCAGCTCCAGGCAGACCCGGATCTCCTCGCGCCCACCGGCCCGGGAGGCGTCGATCAGCTCCAGCTGGGAGGGGTCGTCCACCATCACGGTCACGGCCGAGGCCGGCTTCGGATCGGCCGCCAGCTCCGCGAAGGCGGCCCGGTCCGCCGACGGATACGCCAGCAGGACGTCCTCGAACCCGGCCCGCGCCAGCCACAGCGACTCCGCGAGCGTGAACGACATGATCCCGGCGAACCCGGGGCGCGCGAGCACCCGCTCCAGCAGCGCCCGGCACCGCACCGACTTGCTCGCCACCCGGACCGGCTTCCCCGCCGCCCGCCGCACCAGATCGTCGGCGTTGGCGTCGAACGCCTCCAGGTCCACGATGGCGATCGGGGCGTCGAGATGGGCGGTGGCCCGGTTGTAGCGGGTCCGGTCAGCGGCGCGGGCAGTCATGGCCGCAGCTTGCCAGAGAGCCGCTACGGCTGGGTAGGGGGACGATCGGGACAGATCCTCCGCGGGCGGACCGTCCCGTTCCCCGCGGTCCGTCCGCAGCCCGTAGAGTGACCTGCACGCGAGCACCAACGGGCCTGTCAGCGGCGGTGATCCGTGGTCGGTACGAGGATGTGTCAGCAGGGGGCCGGATGAGTACCGAAGCGCAGCGCGCTCCTGTCCCGCCCCGCCCGACCGCCCCGCCCGCTCCCACGCCCGCGAAGCCCCCGTCACCGCCCGCGCCCGTCACACCGGCTGCCCCGGCACCTCCGGCCCCGGCACCCCCGGCTCATCGAGCTCCCGCCTCCGCGGCCCTTCCGGTGTCCGGAGCCGGGGGAGCCGCGACGCCTCCGGCGCCCAGCGCGGCGTCCGCGCCGTCGGACCGCCCCGGCCCACCGGCGGCCTTCACCCAGCAGGGCGCGTCGCACCGGCAGGCAGCCGCGCCGCACTCCGGTCCGCCCGCCGCGGGCTCCACGCACCCCGGCCCGCGTGCCGAGCGTCCCGTCCCGCCCGCCATGGGCCCGACTCGCTCCGGCCTGCCCGCCGCGGGTTCAACGCGCCCTGGTCCGCCCGCCGCGAGCTCTGCGCACCCCGGCCCGCGCGCCGAGCGTCCCGCCTCGCCCGCCATGGGCCCGACGCGCCCTGGTCCGCCCGCCGAGCACCCCGACCGCTCCGTGAGTCCGACGCCCGCCGCCGGCCGTCAGGCTCCGCCCGTCTGGCGGCCCGAGGCCAGCGCGACGCCCGCGCCCCAGGGGCTTCCGCGCCTCCGCAGGCTCCCGTGAGCCCGACGCCCGCCGCCGGCCGTCAGGCTCCGCCCGTCTGGCGGCCCGAGGCCAGCGCGACGCCCGCGCCCCAGGGGCTCCCGCGCCTCCGCAGGCTCCCGTGAGCCCAACGCCCGCCACCGGCCGCCAGGCCCCGCCCGCCCGGCGGCCCGAGGTCAGCACGACGCCCGCGCCCCCGCAGGCTCCCGTGAGCTCCTCGCCCCCACCACCCGCCTCACCTCCGCCGCCTCCCGTGCCCGCCCCCTCGCACCCGGGACCGCCCAGCACCGACCCGGCCCCGGGGGCCCCCGTCTCCCGGCGTGGTCCCGTCGGGGCCGTCGGCCCGGCGCTCGTGCCGGGGGCCGTTGTGCCGCCCGCCGGCGGCTACCGGACGCCCGTCCGCCACGGCTTCCCCGAGACCCCCGCCGAGACCACCACCCGGCTGCGCCCGGTCCGGCCCCGGCGGCGGTGGCGGACGGCAGCGGCCGCCGTCTGCGTCGTCCTCGGCCTCGGGCTGATCGGCGGGGCCGCCACCGGCGCCTGGCTGACCGGCGACTCCTCGGCCGGGACCACCCGGAGCCCCTACACCGCCGCCCGCGCCGCCTGGCACAGCGTCCCCGTCGACACACTGTTTCCGCGCACCCTGAAGGGCCGGGGCGCGGGCCCCGGGGGCACCGACCGCACCTGGAACCGGGTCGCCGTGGCCGCCGACAGCCCCTGCGCCGACGGTCTCGACCCGCTGCTCCTCACCACGCTCCGGTCCGTGGGCTGCGAGCGGCTGGTGCGTGCCACCTACACCGACGCGACCCGCTCCGCCGTCACCACCGTCGGCCTCGTCTTCACCGAGGCCGACCCCTCCGGCATGCAGGCCCTGCGCACCCGGTTCACCGAGCAGAGGCTCGGCGCGCGCAAGGACCTCCTGCCCCGCACCTACGCCCCCGAGGGCACCCCCGCCGCCCCCTTCGGCGACGCGCAGCGCGCGAGCTGGACGGTGAACCCGCTCACCGAGATCCCGGTCGTCGTCCTCGCCGTCTCCGGCTTCGCGGACGGCCGCGCCGTCGCCGAACCGCAGCCGGCCGCCGACGCCATGGCCTCCGGCGCCGGGACGGACGTCGCCCAGGCCGGGCTCGGCCACGAGGCGAAAGGCATCGCGGACCGGGTGGAACGCGGACTGCGCACAGCCGTCGCCGACCTCACGGAGCAGCCCGGATGACCCGACGACCCCGCCGGGCCCTCGCCGCGGTCTGCGCCGCCGCCGTCCTCGTCCTCACCCCCGCCGGGCCCGCCCACGCCGACGCCATCCGCGACCAGCAGTGGGCCCTGGACGCCCTGCACACGGACCGGGCCTGGCAGACCACCCGGGGCGCGGGCGTCACCGTCGCCGTCCTGGACACCGGGGTCGACGACGCCCACCCCGACCTCACGGGCCAGGTGCTCCCCGGCAAGGACCTCGTCGGCTTCGGCGCCGGCCGCGGCGACTCCTCCTGGGCCCTGCACGGCACCGCCATGGCCGGGATCATCGCCGGACGCGGCAGCGGTCCCGGCCGCACCGACGGCGTCCTCGGCATCGCCCCCGAAGCCCGGATCCTCCCGGTGCGGGTCATCCTCGAATCCAAGGACCCGGCCCGCGCCAAGGCCCGCAAGACCCGGGGCGCCGCCCTCGCCGACGGCATCCGCTGGGCCGCGGACAACGGCGCCGACGTCATCAACCTCTCCCTGGGCGACGACAGCAAGTCCGCCCACCCGGACCCCGGCGAGGACGCGGCCATCCAGTACGCCCTGTCCAAGGGCGTCCCCGTGGTCGCGTCGGCGGGCAACGGCGGCGAGAAGGGGGACCGGATCTCCTACCCCGCCGCCTACCCGGGGGTCATCGCGGTCGCCGCCGTCGACGAGTACGGCACCCACGCCTCGTTCTCCACCCGCCGCTGGTACGCCACCGTCAGCGCCCCCGGCGTCGACATCGTCGTCGCCAACCCGGACGGGCGCTACTACATCGAGTGGGGCACCTCCGCCGCCGCCGCGTTCGTCTCCGGCGCGGTCGCCCTGGTCCGTGCCGCCCACCCCGGTCTCTCACCGGCCCAGATCAAGAAGCTCCTCGCCGACACCGCCCGCGACGGCCCCGCACAGGGCCGCGACGACGCCCGTGGCTACGGCATCGTCGACCCCGCGGAGGCCATCGAGGCGGGTGCCCGGCTGCGCCCGGCGGACCTG is a genomic window of Streptomyces sp. YPW6 containing:
- a CDS encoding helix-turn-helix domain-containing protein, which gives rise to MDDKDTPRVGAAVRRRRRTLGLTLAAVAERSGLSVPFLSQIENERARPSARSLDRVAEALETTTGKLHAAADSARAVDVVRGEEGEGVRRLVRGRHQLSALEFSGEPDLGREFQHRNDELMYVVAGAVDVEAEGQAHRLESGDTLFLSGGVRHRWRATVPGTRLLVVSVAEHIDATFDPRR
- a CDS encoding amino acid deaminase/aldolase encodes the protein MTARAADRTRYNRATAHLDAPIAIVDLEAFDANADDLVRRAAGKPVRVASKSVRCRALLERVLARPGFAGIMSFTLAESLWLARAGFEDVLLAYPSADRAAFAELAADPKPASAVTVMVDDPSQLELIDASRAGGREEIRVCLELDTSLRMLGGRVRIGALRSPLRSPAQLAELARSVTRRPGFRLVGLMAYEGHVAGVGDAVAGRPLRSRAIRLMQAAARKELAVRRAEVVRAVRAVAPELEFVNGGGTGSVQHTAAESAVTEIAAGSGLYVPRLFDNYTSFTARPAALFAQPVVRRPGVGVVTVLGGGYPASGAAGADRSPVPYLPEGLRYDPQEGAGEVQTPLLGSPADDLLIGDKVWFRHAKAGELCERFDTLHLIEGDRVTADVPTYRGEGRTFL
- a CDS encoding LysR family transcriptional regulator, which gives rise to MTGDEPQAPPVPLSHRVPDLGALELLLAVARHGSLGRAARDLGITQPAASSRVRSMERQLGVALLDRSPRGSRLTDAGALVTDWARRVVEAAEAFDAGTQALRDRRDSRLRVAASMTIAEYLLPGWLIALRGERPDTAVSLLVGNSATVARRLVTGEADLGFVEGLSTPEGLDGTVIAHDRLVVVVAPTHAWARRRAPLLPGELAATPLILREHGSGTRQVLDAALAVHGGLARPLLELSSTTAVKGAAESGAGPCVLSELALGEELSSRRLVKVPVAGVRLRRQLRAVWPGGHRPTGPARDLLSLTGRST
- a CDS encoding ABC transporter permease/substrate binding protein; the protein is MFRLPLGEWVDSAVDWLQTHLVWLFDAISSIVGGMFDGIAAVLSAPAPLLFAGIVAVIAWWLRGLPAALLTFVGFALIDSVELWDEAMDTLTLVLVATLVTLVIAVPLGIWASRSKAVSAVVRPVLDFMQTMPAMVYLIPGVIFFGVGVVPGIIATIIFALPPGVRMTELGIRQVDGELVEAAEAFGTTSRNTLLRVQLPLALPTIMAGINQVIMLGLSMVVIAGMVGGGGLGGSVYRAIGNVDVGLGFEAGISIVILAMYLDRMTGALGTVVSPLGRRAVAKARAMAEGWRIWTYRPQPVVAVAAIVALALVAGGMSVFGGSQDDTAGKDARIGDGKKISIGYIPWDEGIASTFLWKEMLEQRGFEVDVKQYEAGALYTGMANGQIDFQTDSWLPVTHASYWEKYQDRLEDMGSWFGPTSLELAVPAYMKDITSMEDLKGRASEFQGRIVGIEPSAGEMGLLKDKLLPGYGLDEEYKLIDGSTPSMLAELKRAYAKKEPIVVPLWSPHWAYNQFDLTKLKDPKGLWGKGDGIHTLARKGFSQDNPEVAQWLKSFEMTEDQLTSLEAEIQKAGSGKEQQAVRTWLKDNSGVVDTWAPAPGNKGAAAAGDERKRPVEVAWFPWEEDIAATYLWKAVLEERGYTINLKQFDVGPMYAAMSRGQIDVQFDGWLPYTQKNYWDKYGDQLTDIGSWYGPTSVEVAVPDYVKDVESLADLKGKGADFQGRIVGIEPGAAAMENLKKNVLPQYGLDKEFDVLDSSTPGMLAELKRAYAKKEPVAVLLWTPHWAYNEFGMTKLKDPKKTFGDGDRLHTIASKDFPQQYPQLTKWFKDFKLTEAQLGGLENEIQKRGAGHEEEAVKAWMDDNPGIADTMAPR
- a CDS encoding helical backbone metal receptor, whose translation is MPARVVSLVPSLTEAVAVTCPGLLVGVTDWCSHPADLAAARIGGTKNPDVAAIAALAPDLVIANEEENRAPDLDALRAAGLDVLVTEVRTLDQAFAELHRVLVGGCGLDRPAWLDEAEAAWAALPAPPEGPRPAVVPVWRRPWMVLGHDTFAGDLLARLGVRNVYAGHPERYPRIPLDELNASGAELVVLPDEPYRFTADDGPEAFPALPAALVDGRLLTWYGPSLAEAARVLPSALR
- the mycP gene encoding type VII secretion-associated serine protease mycosin, with the protein product MTRRPRRALAAVCAAAVLVLTPAGPAHADAIRDQQWALDALHTDRAWQTTRGAGVTVAVLDTGVDDAHPDLTGQVLPGKDLVGFGAGRGDSSWALHGTAMAGIIAGRGSGPGRTDGVLGIAPEARILPVRVILESKDPARAKARKTRGAALADGIRWAADNGADVINLSLGDDSKSAHPDPGEDAAIQYALSKGVPVVASAGNGGEKGDRISYPAAYPGVIAVAAVDEYGTHASFSTRRWYATVSAPGVDIVVANPDGRYYIEWGTSAAAAFVSGAVALVRAAHPGLSPAQIKKLLADTARDGPAQGRDDARGYGIVDPAEAIEAGARLRPADLDAQAAPAGHRGRYFGAGPTPPRTAGGAADRAAPLAGGLGAALLAAAVVLWRGRNAPGSR
- a CDS encoding TDT family transporter translates to MAIFPQTRAPVQPSSGTAEPVAAHPERPPALRHIGPNWYAVVMGTAIVAGAGAALPVHVPGLRAAVTVVWAVSVLLLAAVLAARAGHWLHHRDQARAHLLDPAVAPFYGCLAMALLAVGGATLTVGVDVIGARAALAADVVLFVAGTAVGLAAAVVVPFLMVVRHRPAPGTASPVWLLPLVAPMVSASQGALLVPHLGSGQGREALLLACYAMFGLSLLATLVVLPLVFGRLVHHGPLPLALTPTLFLVLGPLGQSTTAVNQLADVAPGAVAAPYASAFGAFAVLYGVPVMGFALLWLALAVAMVVRAARNGMGFAMTWWAFTFPVGTCVTGAAGLARHTGLDALTWLAVTLYAFLAVAWAAAGTRTARGLFSGALTAAPVPPRPATARTR